One Nitrosomonas sp. PY1 DNA window includes the following coding sequences:
- the fnr gene encoding fumarate/nitrate reduction transcriptional regulator Fnr, with the protein MEPSAYCQLDIVQFKSSCAACSLRELCLPVGLNEDEVKNLDIVSQKRKITRGGYLHHAGAKFQSLYAVRSGFLKTCILEQDGRHQVTGFHMTGELLGLDAISSDVHTCDAIALEDSEVCEIPFAKLEEISRAIPSLMRHFHKIMSREIVRDHGVMLLLGSMKAEERLASFLLNLSRRFYIRGYSEYNFNLRMTREEIGSYLGLKLETVSRAFSKFQDEEIIIVDNKHIQIKDISRLKMKLNNSDVS; encoded by the coding sequence ATAGAGCCTTCGGCTTACTGTCAACTTGATATTGTGCAGTTCAAGTCAAGTTGTGCCGCATGCAGTTTGCGTGAATTATGCCTACCAGTGGGCTTAAATGAAGATGAAGTGAAAAATCTAGATATCGTCAGTCAGAAGCGGAAAATCACTCGTGGTGGTTATTTGCATCATGCGGGAGCAAAATTCCAATCTTTGTATGCTGTTCGGAGTGGTTTTTTAAAGACCTGTATTCTAGAGCAAGACGGGCGTCATCAAGTTACGGGTTTTCATATGACTGGGGAATTGCTCGGCTTGGATGCAATTAGTAGCGATGTGCATACCTGCGATGCAATAGCGCTTGAAGACAGTGAGGTTTGCGAGATTCCTTTCGCGAAGTTAGAGGAAATCAGTCGAGCCATACCTTCGTTAATGCGTCATTTTCATAAAATCATGAGTCGTGAAATTGTTAGGGACCATGGAGTAATGTTGTTATTGGGCAGCATGAAAGCTGAGGAACGCTTGGCTTCCTTTTTGCTCAATTTATCGCGCCGTTTTTATATACGAGGATACTCTGAATATAATTTTAATTTGCGTATGACGCGCGAAGAAATAGGCAGTTATCTGGGATTGAAACTTGAAACAGTTAGTCGTGCTTTTTCAAAATTCCAGGATGAAGAAATTATCATCGTGGATAATAAGCATATACAAATTAAAGATATCAGTCGCTTAAAAATGAAATTAAATAATTCGGATGTCAGTTAA
- a CDS encoding c-type cytochrome, whose protein sequence is MKKVYCVVALLILSGCGTSRDYTPPVDASGEQIFSTACTECHKPVSANVAMVLSGSNANKDAIVKKFQTGSIRMPAFKNIQGESANRLAEYILANSQVNK, encoded by the coding sequence ATGAAAAAAGTGTATTGTGTTGTTGCTTTATTAATCTTGTCAGGATGTGGAACTAGTAGAGACTATACGCCACCTGTCGATGCCTCTGGGGAACAAATTTTTAGCACCGCCTGCACCGAGTGCCACAAACCTGTGAGCGCAAACGTTGCAATGGTTTTGAGTGGAAGTAATGCCAATAAAGATGCGATCGTTAAGAAATTTCAAACGGGTAGTATACGTATGCCTGCTTTTAAGAATATTCAAGGTGAATCCGCAAATCGTTTAGCAGAGTATATTTTAGCGAATAGCCAAGTCAACAAATAA
- a CDS encoding DUF2490 domain-containing protein, whose protein sequence is MIKKIKVLIFVALLSISSVKQAFADATAEDFQVWGAVFSQGNFGFINSNNPDLKKFRWWMEGQGRFGNDATQFTQSLIRPGVGYAITDKLVAWVGYAWAPTAEPLSVAHPFNEHRIWQQVTWADNFPIGRLSLRSRFEQRFFDHNAPMRGDNDVAHRFRQLVKLAVPITPIDPNLSFIVQSELFIAMNTVSNPGFISRGYDQNRAFVGLAYKINQYATIEAGYMNQFINRPHSARPDQMMHNFVTHLFLNF, encoded by the coding sequence ATGATTAAAAAAATAAAAGTTTTAATTTTCGTAGCATTGCTAAGTATCTCTTCAGTAAAGCAAGCATTTGCTGATGCCACAGCCGAAGACTTTCAAGTGTGGGGTGCTGTTTTCTCACAAGGCAATTTTGGTTTCATCAATTCAAACAATCCGGATTTGAAAAAATTCAGATGGTGGATGGAAGGACAAGGACGCTTTGGTAATGATGCTACGCAATTCACGCAATCCTTGATACGCCCTGGTGTAGGCTATGCGATAACCGATAAATTGGTGGCGTGGGTTGGTTATGCGTGGGCGCCGACGGCAGAACCGCTTTCAGTCGCGCACCCATTTAATGAACACCGGATCTGGCAACAAGTGACCTGGGCCGATAATTTCCCAATCGGAAGACTGTCACTACGTAGTCGCTTTGAGCAACGATTCTTTGATCATAATGCGCCCATGCGTGGCGACAATGATGTGGCCCATCGATTTCGTCAATTGGTTAAACTGGCCGTTCCAATAACACCAATAGATCCGAATCTGAGTTTTATCGTTCAAAGTGAGTTATTCATCGCAATGAATACCGTTAGTAATCCAGGATTTATTTCTCGCGGTTACGATCAGAATAGGGCATTTGTTGGATTGGCTTATAAGATTAATCAGTATGCTACTATCGAGGCGGGCTATATGAATCAATTCATTAATAGACCGCATAGCGCTCGTCCAGATCAAATGATGCACAATTTTGTAACGCATCTTTTCCTGAATTTCTAG